A single genomic interval of Pan paniscus chromosome 18, NHGRI_mPanPan1-v2.0_pri, whole genome shotgun sequence harbors:
- the LOC134729283 gene encoding uncharacterized protein LOC134729283, with product MVHPPRKPPLLPRTLDRPCTPGLILLENCQVEPHLKAAEPYAFTILTPGVEGTGGRAYKLAAETQEELETWLWALAGASWRRLAGLLSPLPPPTKTQYWELCQAAGQEPISSPEDSGFLATVSTPSSFQELHEHFGKEIRVLHVVHRELQAASDNGDSRSQAKMEQELNQCLMSD from the coding sequence ATGGTTCATCCTCCGAGGAAACCTCCTCTTCTACCTAGAACACTAGACCGACCATGCACCCCGGGCCTCATCCTGTTAGAGAACTGCCAGGTGGAACCACACCTTAAGGCCGCAGAACCCTATGCCTTTACCATCCTGACCCCTGGGGTGGAGGGCACAGGTGGGCGGGCCtacaagctggctgcagaaaccCAGGAAGAGCTGGAGACTTGGCTGTGGGCACTGGCTGGCGCGAGCTGGAGGCGGCTGGCTGGGCTGctgtcccccctccccccccccaccaaaacCCAATACTGGGAGCTGTGCCAGGCAGCTGGCCAAGAACCCATCTCATCCCCAGAGGACAGTGGCTTTCTAGCCACTGTGAGTACCCCCTCCAGCTTCCAGGAGTTGCatgagcactttgggaaggagATCCGGGTGCTGCACGTGGTGCATAGAGAGCTCCAGGCAGCCAGTGACAATGGAGACAGCAGATCCCAGGCAAAGATGGAGCAGGAGCTCAACCAGTGTCTGATGAGTGACTGA